Proteins encoded within one genomic window of Acidimicrobiales bacterium:
- a CDS encoding GTP-binding protein, protein MAKEKFERNKPHLNIGTMGHIDHGKTTLTAAITKTLHDADPTTAFT, encoded by the coding sequence ATGGCCAAGGAGAAGTTCGAGCGGAACAAGCCGCATCTGAACATCGGGACGATGGGTCACATCGACCATGGGAAGACGACGCTCACGGCTGCGATCACGAAGACGTTGCACGATGCGGATCCGACGACGGCGTTCACGC